One window of the Pempheris klunzingeri isolate RE-2024b chromosome 10, fPemKlu1.hap1, whole genome shotgun sequence genome contains the following:
- the LOC139208410 gene encoding zinc finger protein 654-like, whose product MADSESDLETDGLELALDTLCSRHCSDQSSLKSKAYCSEFCELVEEYTGQWQVPLPQLKVLRTALCSFTKATVAFPDDCQHIHFVLSSLALSFFELMLFFSKEEFVEEPLKDILDSFQECHSQLLRHRNIYLQHVKQIIKAGGPWENPRLQRILKEADLPPKEVDDYLSSELAVFFELRVRYLQACERIQEAKALAKSCLENHETGKHLYFHQAYLTCLYKASLHEHLHKEMAEIDGRDAVEIICNTESVEKDELLLSLCKAFLTQQLHNGDMYYIWDLVFIWSRLHLRAHPSRQGFLAECLQLASSATNVRAIFPFIKLANTELGGEGVQVCVELCARALQLSYMQADSETCSLVCKTIAFLLPHDLEICRACALLVFCQERSLEAYRTVCLLYMHPDQEPHPHNSPVRTSVRFHILQMLKDRLCFDPEFWNLLTLRTYCLELMSDKVMKAAVLSEMKEEEEKESSEELLISNCTNDSCTQGLSSCQCTEAPFVNHGGEETKDGKGEVRAAPSNNALVKRRKWGTRLRRRKQSKSDDEADIGDDPEIKYNLKSTSLGNKPVYSLRRNHTNMDNSASAKLPLNRKREYLSRCVKSQILKRKGRKKRWLQGLPRTEQVQTVKEKKVKVKGKKKGWKPLSKVELSYPENEISLTDEESGFEEITDTEDKEQDMPHLENELEQNGERKENQYEQMDDLEKENGLEKHADLVCSSGLSEQNQEESQTHSGSKLCEGPPWEPQAAVPAVEADPELDGPPLELLDCPIELLHSYSLKSKKPDSEKLQPPESSASDELNGNTEQEPQPTVETGVSSTEVTAKRTWKDRVLRTQQYAHLTYHCNFCRKDYKGLNVMRHALSHLKSRKLRCVLCGKRFKQLPFAKKHILDHIDEMCKQKPPEKEAIVEDTVAANGIVDDAKNQSQPQVENQTLISDEETAEQRQGGKTKVSSLRREDRIIRNLRTLIKKTSVLHKKCKNPDANIFKQADFKDEQVVIKDGLVVVRDPSVMEKEADEGGEERPAGQNGYGVDITYHLCPSDSCDRVFLRISTTLTKHAIKCHINEDKVLEKTFVWAKHKCTLCLRQIQFLQHYKDHMKRHDTPLQHFCYHLECNQRFLTQQELKDHIKTHQPFRPQCPFTDCEKLFSSLQGLYDHEWRHYIPAPQREELELGPSRQKKQNDEAPWKQRVKVEEIWLQSKKGQRESLAPDHVEAPNLDNVNKMNKTGDLPCEVNVSDSSQDLSKSDNCSEKTVSNESTDDSKSAINGYEDETSNQIPISTSQTGAAAATPSKSSRKRTPVEWDPLNVRDLEDLSTMSEGVQQKLGEPHITEHKTFKPEDPSYATFVKAPFIRPPPSTYLDESLLSMRKRRSTEEASPRKNVYSSSKKKKDPVPEKEQHMKNGPEEKVRHRCDRCLSSFSSLEELSKHKALNTCSALFGFDSDDES is encoded by the exons ATGGCGGACAGCGAGAGTGATTTGGAAACAGACGGGCTTGAATTAGCCCTGGATACCTTGTGTAGTAGACACTGTAGCGACCAGTCGTCTCTGAAGAGCAAAGCCTATTGCTCTGAGTTTTGTGAG TTGGTTGAGGAGTACACGGGGCAATGGCAGGTTCCTCTCCCTCAGCTGAAGGTGCTGCGGACGGCACTCTGCAGTTTCACCAAAGCCACTGTTGCCTTCCCTGATGACTGTCAGCACATCCACTTTGTTCTCAGCAGTCTGGCCTT GAGCTTCTttgaactgatgctgtttttcagCAAAGAAGAATTTGTGGAAGAGCCTTTAAAAGACATCCTGGATTCCTTTCAG GAGTGCCACTCTCAGCTCCTGAGGCACAGGAACATCTACCTTCAGCATGTTAAGCAGATCATCAAAGCAGGAGGCCCATGGGAGAATCCACGGCTGCAACGAATCCTGAAGGAGGCAGACTTGCCTCCAAAAGAGG TTGATGACTACTTGAGCTCAGAGTTGGCAGTATTCTTTGAGCTGCGGGTTCGCTATCTTCAGGCCTGTGAACGAATACAAGAGGCCAAGGCCCTGGCTAAAAGCTGCCTGGAAAATCATGAGACGGGAAAGCATCTGTACTTCCATCAGGCCTACCTGACCTGCCTTTACAAGGCCTCACTGCATGAACACCTTCACAAGGAG ATGGCAGAAATAGATGGCCGCGATGCAGTGGAAATCATCTGCAACACAGAGAGTGTTGAAAAAGATGAGCTCCTGTTGTCGCTGTGCAAAGCTTTCCTTACACAACAGCTACACAATGGAGACATGTACTATATCTG GGACCTGGTGTTCATCTGGAGCAGGTTGCATCTGAGGGCACATCCGTCCAGACAGGGCTTCTTGGCTGAGTGCTTGCAGTTGGCTTCCTCTGCTACTAACGTCAGAGCCATCTTCCCCTTCATCAAACTCGCCAACACAGAG CTGGGGGGTGAAGGAGTTCAGGTCTGTGTGGAGCTTTGCGCCAGGGCCTTGCAGCTGAGTTACATGCAGGCTGACAGTGAAACCTGCTCCCTTGTCTGCAAGACCATTGCCTTCCTGCTGCCTCATGACCTAGAGATCTGTCGAGCGTGCGCCCTGCTGGTCTTCTGCCAGGAACGCAGCCTGGAAGCTTACAGAACTGTCTGCCTGCTTTACATGCATCCAGACCAGGAGCCACATCCCCACAACAGCCCTGTGCGGACCAGTGTTCGCTTCCATATTCTACAG ATGCTCAAGGATCGCCTGTGTTTTGACCCTGAGTTTTGGAACCTCCTGACCCTCAGGACCTATTGCTTGGAGTTGATGAGCGACAAGGTCATGAAGGCTGCGGTTCTCAGTgagatgaaggaggaagaggagaaggaatcCAGTGAAGAACTGCTAATAAGTAATTGCACGAATGACTCGTGCACTCAAGGTTTAAGCTCCTGCCAGTGCACTGAAGCTCCATTTGTGAAtcatggaggagaggagactaAGGATGGAAAGGGAGAAGTTCGTGCTGCCCCATCAAATAATGCTCTtgtgaagaggagaaaatggggGACAAGGTTGCGCAGGAGAAAACAATCCAAATCTGATGATGAGGCAGACATTGGTGATGATCCGGAGATCAAATACAATCTCAAATCGACCTCTTTAGGCAATAAGCCTGTGTACTCACTAAGGCGCAATCACACTAACATGGACAATTCTGCTTCTGCAAAACTGCCTCTAAACCGCAAGAGAGAATATTTGTCTAGATGTGTGAAGAGCCAAATTTTGAAAAGGAAAGGTCGGAAGAAACGATGGTTGCAGGGTCTTCCAAGGACAGAGCAGGTGCAGACAGTTAAAGAGAAGAAGGTCAAAGttaaaggcaaaaaaaagggATGGAAGCCTTTATCGAAAGTGGAACTCTCCTACCCTGAGAATGAAATATCCCTCACAGACGAGGAGTCTGGATTTGAGGAGATAACTGACACAGAAGACAAAGAGCAGGACATGCCTCACCTGGAGAATGAACTTGAACAGAACGGTGAACGGAAAGAGAATCAATATGAGCAGATGGATGATCTTGAGAAGGAAAATGGACTTGAGAAACATGCAGACTTGGTCTGTAGCAGCGGTCTCAGTGAACAGAACCAAGAGGAATCTCAAACACATTCTGGCTCCAAGCTCTGCGAAGGTCCTCCCTGGGAGCCTCAAGCTGCTGTTCCTGCTGTTGAAGCTGATCCTGAGCTTGACGGTCCCCCCCTAGAGTTACTGGATTGTCCAATAGAACTGTTACACAGCTACTCTCTTAAATCCAAAAAGCCAGACAGTGAGAAACTTCAGCCTCCAGAATCCTCAGCATCAGATGAGCTTAATGGCAACACAGAGCAGGAGCCCCAACCCACAGTGGAAACAGGAGTGTCAAGCACAGAG GTGACGGCCAAGAGAACGTGGAAGGATAGAGTACTCCGTACTCAGCAATATGCCCACTTGACATACCACTGCAACTTCTGTCGCAAAGACTATAAAGGCTTGAATGTTATGAGGCATGCTCTCTCACATCTGAAGAGTAGGAAACTAAGATGTGTACTCTGTGGAAAACGCTTTAAACAGCTCCCCTTTGCCAAAAAGCACATTCTGGACCACATTGATGAGATGTGCAAGCAGAAACCCCCTGAAAAGGAGGCAATCGTTGAGGACACTGTAGCTGCTAATGGAATAGTAGATGATGCAAAAAATCAGAGCCAGCCTCAGGTTGAGAATCAGACTTTGATTTCCGACGAGGAAACTGCCGAACAGAGACAAGGAGGCAAAACTAAAGTGTCAAGCCTCAGGAGGGAAGATCGAATCATCAGGAACCTCCGCACTCTCATCAAAAAGACATCTGTGCTTCACAAAAAGTGCAAGAACCCTGACGCAAATATTTTCAAGCAGGCAGACTTCAAGGACGAGCAGGTGGTCATTAAAGATGGCCTGGTAGTTGTAAGAGATCCATCTGTGATGGAGAAGGAGGCAGACgaagggggggaggagaggcCAGCAGGACAAAATGGCTACGGCGTGGACATCACGTATCACTTGTGCCCCTCGGACTCCTGTGATAGAGTGTTCCTGAGGATCAGCACCACACTAACAAAGCACGCCATCAAATGCCATATTAACGAAGACAAGGTGCTAGAGAAGACTTTTGTCTGGGCCAAGCACAAGTGCACCCTCTGCCTCAG GCAGATACAGTTTCTCCAGCATTACAAGGACCACATGAAGCGTCACGATACTCCTCTCCAGCACTTCTGCTACCATCTGGAGTGTAACCAGCGCTTTTTGACACAGCAGGAATTAAAGGACCACATCAAAACACACCAGCCATTCAGACCTCAATGCCCATTCACAGACTGTGAGAAGCTATTCTCGAGCCTCCAAGGTCTCTATGACCACGAATGGAGACACTACATTCCAGCACCTcagagagaggagctggagtTGGGACCCAGCAGACAGAAGAAGCAAAATGATGAAGCTCCATGGAAGCAGAGAGTGAAAGTTGAGGAGATATGGCTGCAGAGTAAAAAGGGGCAGAGGGAGAGCCTCGCCCCTGATCATGTTGAGGCCCCTAATCTTgacaatgtcaacaaaatgaacaaaactggAGATCTGCCTTGTGAAGTAAATGTCTCAGACAGCAGTCAAGACCTGTCTAAATCTGATAACTGCTCAGAGAAAACGGTCAGTAATGAGTCCACTGACGACAGCAAATCTGCCATCAATGGATACGAGGATGAGACAAGTAACCAAATTCCGATCTCCACCTCTCAAAccggtgctgctgcagcaaccCCAAGTAAGAGCAGTCGAAAGAGAACGCCCGTCGAGTGGGACCCCTTGAATGTCCGAGACCT